In a single window of the Patagioenas fasciata isolate bPatFas1 chromosome 22, bPatFas1.hap1, whole genome shotgun sequence genome:
- the LOC136111605 gene encoding feather keratin Cos1-2-like has protein sequence MSLSENYCFHKGCLSLRQCRTPINDRPTPCSLIHFSRFILLGSQVSLCPRDMSCCNPCVPCQPCGPTPLANSCNEPCCRQCQSSTVVIEPSPVVVTLPGPILSSFPQNTVVGSSTSAAVGSILSCEGVPINSGGFDLSCITSRYCGSRCRPC, from the exons atgagcttgtcagaaaattattgTTTCCACAAAGGGTGCCTGAGCCTGAGGCAGTGCAGGACTCCTATAAATGAccgtccaactccctgctctctcatccacttctctcgCTTCATTCTCCTTGGGAGTCAG GTGAGCCTCTGTCCCAGAGACATGTCTTGCTGTAACCCAtgcgtgccctgccagccctgtggcccaaccccactggccaacagctgcaatgagccctgttgcaggcagtgccagagctccaccgttgtcattgagccctcccccgtggtggtgaccctgcccggccccatccttagctccttccctcagaacaccgttgtgggctcctccacctctgctgctgttggcagcatcctcagctgtgagggagtgcccatcaactctgggggctttgacctctcctgcattaccagccgctactgtggCAGCAGATGCCGACCCTGCTAA
- the LOC136111598 gene encoding feather keratin Cos1-2, whose protein sequence is MSCCNPCLPCQPCGPTPLANSCNEPCCRQCQSSTVVIEPSPVVVTLPGPILSSFPQNTVVGSSTSAAVGSILSCEGVPINSGGFDLSCITSRYCGSRCRPC, encoded by the coding sequence ATGTCCTGTTGCAACCCAtgtctgccctgccagccctgtggcccgaccccgctggccaacagctgcaatgagccctgttgcaggcagtgccagagctccaccgttgtcattgagccctcccccgtggtggtgaccctgcctggccccatcctcagctccttccctcagaacactgttgtgggctcctccacctctgctgccgttggcagcatcctcagctgtgagggagtgcccatcaactctgggggctttgacctctcctgcattaccagccgctactgtggcagcagatgtcgcccctgctaa
- the LOC139825483 gene encoding feather keratin Cos2-2-like has product MCFTFIMSLSENYCFHKGCLSLRQCRTPINDRPTPCFLIYFSCFILLGSQVSLCPRDMSCCNPCVPCQPCGPTPLANSCNEPCCRQCQSSTIVIEPSSVVVTLPGPILSSFPQNTVVGSSTSAAVGSILSCEGVPINSGGFDLSCITSRYCGSRCRPC; this is encoded by the exons ATGTGTTTTACATTCAtcatgagcttgtcagaaaattattgTTTCCACAAAGGGTGCCTGAGCCTGAGGCAGTGCAGGACTCCTATAAATGACCGCCCAACTCCCTGCTTTCTCATCTACTTCTCTTGCTTCATTCTCCTTGGGAGTCAG GTGAGCCTCTGTCCCAGAGACATGTCTTGCTGCAACCCAtgcgtgccctgccagccctgtggtcctaccccgctggccaacagctgcaatgagccctgttgcaggcagtgccagagctccaccattgtcattgagccctcctccgtggtggtgaccctgcctggccccatcctcagctccttccctcagaacaccgttgtgggctcctccacctctgctgctgttggcagcatcctcagctgtgaaggagtgcccatcaactctgggggctttgacctctcctgcattaccagccgctactgtggCAGCAGATGCCGACCCTGCTAA
- the LOC136111603 gene encoding feather keratin Cos2-2-like → MSLSENYCFHKGCLSLRQCRTPINDRPTPCSLIHFSRFILLGSQVSLCPRDMSCCNPCVPCQPCGPTPLANSCNEPCCRQCQSSTVVIEPSSVVVTLPGPILSSFPQNTVVGSSTSAAVGSILSCEGVPINSGGFDLSCITSRYCGSRCRPC, encoded by the exons tgtcagaaaattattgTTTCCACAAAGGGTGCCTGAGCCTGAGGCAGTGCAGGACTCCTATAAATGACCGCCCAACTccctgctctctcatccacttctctcgCTTCATTCTCCTTGGTAGTCAG GTGAGCCTCTGTCCCAGAGACATGTCTTGCTGCAACCCAtgcgtgccctgccagccctgtggcccaaccccactggccaacagctgcaatgagccctgttgcaggcagtgccagagctccaccgttgtcattgagccctcctccgtggtggtgaccctgcctggccccatccttagctccttccctcagaacaccgttgtgggctcctccacctctgctgctgttggcagcatcctcagctgtgagggagtgcccatcaactctgggggctttgacctctcctgcattaccagccgctactgtggCAGCAGATGCCGACCCTGCTAA